From a single Bacillus pseudomycoides DSM 12442 genomic region:
- a CDS encoding molecular chaperone DnaK, producing the protein MNEIYMEIKEELQLMKKELQERLAKEAIETYYVEFGLELGYESKEDGKKKLFLHDIREDLKDVERALFKMEIDMYGICEETGKYIPVKQMKMMPTARTIHEFLYEKVNV; encoded by the coding sequence GTGAATGAAATCTATATGGAAATCAAAGAAGAATTACAATTGATGAAAAAAGAACTACAGGAACGACTGGCAAAAGAAGCGATAGAAACTTATTATGTAGAATTCGGACTGGAATTAGGCTATGAATCGAAGGAAGATGGAAAAAAGAAATTATTTTTACATGATATAAGAGAAGATTTAAAAGATGTGGAACGAGCATTATTTAAAATGGAAATCGATATGTATGGCATTTGTGAGGAAACTGGGAAATACATTCCTGTAAAGCAAATGAAAATGATGCCAACAGCTCGTACAATTCATGAATTTTTATATGAGAAAGTAAATGTCTAA
- the ileS2 gene encoding isoleucine--tRNA ligase produces the protein MEYKNTLLMPKTEFPMRGNLPKREPAMQEKWAEMNIYEKVQEHTKGRPLFVLHDGPPYANGDIHMGHALNKVLKDFIVRYKSMTGYCAPYVPGWDTHGLPIEQALTNKGVKRKEMTVAEFRKLCAEYAYEQVNRQREQFKRLGVRADWDRPYITLEPAYEAQQIKVFGEMAKKGYIYKGQKPVYWSPTSESALAEAEIEYNDKKSASIYVAFPVKDGKDVLEGDEKFIIWTTTPWTLPANLGISVHPELEYSIVKVNDEKYIIASELFDTVSKTLEWENAEVVKTVKGSELEYTVAKHPFYERDSLVMLGEHVTTDAGTGCVHTAPGHGEDDFLVGKQYGLEVLCPVDDKGVLTSEAPGFEGLFYDKANKPITEKLEEVGALLKLTFITHSYPHDWRTKKPIIFRATAQWFASIEAFRKELLQAVEETKWVPAWGETRLHNMVRDRGDWCISRQRAWGVPIPVFYAENGDPIITDETINHVADLFRENGSNVWFEREAKGLLPEGFTHPSSPNGEFRKETDIMDVWFDSGSSHQAVLEEREDLQRPADLYLEGSDQYRGWFNSSLSTAVAVTGKAPYKGVLSHGFVLDGEGRKMSKSIGNIVVPKKIMDQLGGDILRLWVSSVDYQSDVRISDDILKQVAEVYRKIRNTFRFLLGNLADFNPSQDAVAKAELREVDRYMLVKLNDLITKVKEAYETYDFAAVYHAIHNFCTIDLSSFYLDFAKDILYIEAENHHDRRAIQTVLYDVLVALTKLVTPILPHTADEVWPYVPGVVEESVQLTDMPEAVEVEGAEALKTKWDAFMTLRDDVLKALEVARNEKVIGKSLNASITLYPTAEMKQMLESISEDLKQLFIVSEYKLGGTMEEAPAGAPKYEHTAVVVAQATGETCERCWVVSETIGKDAEHETLCERCATVVKENYVK, from the coding sequence GTGGAGTATAAAAATACATTACTAATGCCGAAAACAGAATTCCCAATGCGTGGGAATTTACCAAAGCGTGAGCCTGCAATGCAAGAAAAATGGGCTGAGATGAACATTTATGAAAAGGTACAAGAACATACAAAAGGTCGTCCTTTATTTGTACTGCATGATGGTCCTCCATATGCGAATGGTGACATTCATATGGGACATGCGTTAAATAAAGTATTAAAAGATTTTATTGTTCGTTACAAATCAATGACTGGATACTGTGCACCATATGTACCAGGATGGGATACACACGGTTTACCAATTGAACAAGCTTTAACAAATAAAGGTGTAAAACGTAAAGAAATGACGGTTGCAGAATTCCGTAAACTATGTGCAGAGTATGCATACGAACAAGTGAATCGCCAACGTGAACAGTTTAAACGTCTTGGTGTGCGTGCTGATTGGGATCGCCCATATATTACTTTAGAGCCAGCTTATGAAGCGCAGCAAATTAAAGTATTTGGTGAAATGGCGAAAAAAGGTTATATCTATAAAGGACAAAAACCAGTTTATTGGTCTCCGACAAGTGAATCCGCTTTAGCTGAAGCTGAAATTGAATACAATGATAAAAAGTCAGCATCTATTTATGTGGCATTCCCTGTAAAAGACGGAAAAGACGTATTAGAGGGCGACGAGAAATTTATCATTTGGACAACAACACCTTGGACATTACCAGCCAACTTAGGTATTTCTGTTCATCCAGAACTTGAATACAGCATTGTGAAAGTAAATGATGAAAAATATATTATTGCTTCTGAACTATTTGACACAGTTTCTAAAACGTTAGAGTGGGAAAATGCTGAAGTTGTGAAAACAGTTAAAGGTAGCGAACTTGAGTATACAGTTGCGAAGCATCCATTCTATGAGCGTGATTCTTTAGTTATGCTTGGTGAGCACGTTACAACAGATGCTGGTACAGGTTGTGTACATACAGCACCTGGACATGGGGAAGACGATTTCCTTGTTGGGAAACAATATGGATTAGAAGTTCTTTGCCCAGTTGATGATAAAGGTGTATTAACAAGTGAAGCACCTGGATTTGAAGGTCTATTCTATGATAAAGCTAATAAGCCAATTACGGAAAAATTAGAAGAAGTTGGAGCGTTATTAAAATTAACATTTATTACGCATTCTTATCCACATGACTGGAGAACGAAAAAACCAATTATCTTCCGTGCGACAGCGCAATGGTTTGCATCTATTGAAGCGTTCCGCAAGGAGTTATTACAAGCTGTTGAAGAAACGAAATGGGTACCAGCATGGGGTGAAACACGTCTTCATAATATGGTTCGTGACCGTGGTGATTGGTGTATTTCTCGTCAACGTGCATGGGGTGTACCGATTCCTGTCTTCTATGCAGAGAATGGCGATCCAATTATTACAGATGAAACAATCAATCACGTAGCAGATCTATTCCGTGAGAACGGTTCTAACGTATGGTTCGAACGTGAAGCGAAAGGTTTATTACCAGAAGGATTTACACATCCATCTAGTCCGAATGGCGAATTCCGTAAAGAAACAGACATTATGGACGTATGGTTTGATTCAGGTTCTTCTCACCAAGCTGTCCTAGAAGAGCGCGAAGACTTACAACGTCCAGCTGATTTATACTTAGAGGGATCTGACCAATACCGTGGCTGGTTTAACTCTTCATTATCAACAGCAGTTGCAGTAACAGGTAAAGCACCATACAAAGGTGTGTTGAGTCATGGATTCGTATTAGACGGTGAAGGTCGTAAAATGAGTAAATCTATCGGGAACATTGTTGTACCGAAGAAAATCATGGATCAATTAGGTGGAGATATTTTACGTTTATGGGTATCTTCTGTTGACTACCAATCTGATGTGCGTATTTCAGATGATATTTTAAAACAAGTTGCAGAAGTATATCGTAAAATCCGTAACACATTCCGTTTCTTATTAGGAAACTTAGCTGACTTTAATCCAAGTCAAGATGCAGTAGCGAAAGCTGAATTACGTGAAGTAGATCGCTACATGCTAGTGAAATTAAATGACTTAATTACAAAAGTAAAAGAAGCATATGAAACATATGACTTTGCGGCAGTATATCATGCAATTCATAACTTCTGCACAATTGATTTAAGCTCATTCTATTTAGACTTTGCAAAAGACATTTTATACATTGAAGCAGAAAATCATCATGACCGTCGTGCGATTCAAACAGTACTTTACGATGTTCTTGTTGCATTAACAAAACTTGTAACACCAATCTTACCTCATACAGCTGATGAAGTATGGCCATATGTTCCTGGTGTTGTAGAGGAAAGCGTTCAGCTAACCGATATGCCAGAAGCTGTAGAAGTAGAGGGTGCGGAAGCGTTAAAAACAAAATGGGATGCATTTATGACACTTCGAGATGACGTATTAAAAGCTTTAGAAGTGGCTCGTAATGAAAAAGTAATCGGTAAATCATTAAATGCGAGTATTACCCTATATCCAACTGCAGAAATGAAACAAATGTTAGAGTCTATTAGTGAAGATTTAAAACAATTATTTATTGTCTCTGAGTATAAACTTGGTGGAACAATGGAAGAAGCTCCAGCGGGTGCACCAAAATATGAGCATACAGCTGTTGTTGTAGCACAGGCAACTGGTGAAACATGTGAACGTTGCTGGGTTGTTTCTGAAACAATTGGTAAAGACGCTGAACATGAAACATTATGTGAGCGTTGTGCAACAGTAGTAAAAGAAAATTATGTAAAATAA
- the divIVA gene encoding septum site-determining protein DivIVA yields MPLTPLDIHNKEFGRGFRGYDEDQVNEFLDQIIKDYELVIREKKALEEKVAQLEGKLDHFSNIEDTLNKSIVVAQEAAEEVKRNAQKEAKLIVREAEKNADRIINEALVKSRKVAFDIEELKKQAKVFRTRFRMLLEAQLEMLNNDDWDKLIELEEEVDELLKKEETV; encoded by the coding sequence GTGCCGTTAACACCATTAGATATTCATAACAAAGAATTTGGTCGCGGATTCCGTGGCTATGATGAGGATCAAGTAAATGAGTTTCTTGATCAGATCATCAAAGATTATGAATTGGTCATTCGCGAGAAAAAAGCATTAGAAGAAAAAGTTGCTCAACTAGAAGGTAAATTAGATCATTTTTCTAACATTGAAGACACGCTAAATAAGTCTATCGTTGTTGCACAAGAAGCGGCGGAAGAAGTAAAGCGTAATGCACAAAAAGAAGCGAAATTAATTGTACGTGAAGCAGAAAAGAATGCAGATCGTATCATTAATGAAGCTTTAGTAAAATCAAGAAAAGTTGCATTTGATATTGAAGAGCTAAAGAAACAAGCGAAAGTATTCCGTACGCGTTTCCGTATGTTATTAGAAGCACAGCTTGAAATGTTAAACAACGATGATTGGGACAAATTAATTGAGCTAGAAGAAGAAGTGGACGAGCTATTAAAGAAAGAAGAAACAGTGTAA
- a CDS encoding RNA-binding protein: protein MSIYEHFRPEEVVFVDKVLEWKQVAEEYHQVKLTDFLDPRQQQIVATIVGNQGDATLRLYGAEPKAERKRALIYPSYLDLNEEDFQVEVLEIDYPSKFYTLEHRQILGAFMSLGLTREKCGDILLQENRAQIIVAKEIVSYIEMNLQSIGKMTVSLSSVQADKVLRLQEEWKEQSGTVSSLRLDVLLAEMLHLSRQKVQPLIKNGLVKVNWKTVEQTAYECFPGDVFSIRGYGRSKLFSVEGKTKRDKWRVLYGILK from the coding sequence ATGAGCATCTATGAGCATTTTAGACCCGAAGAAGTGGTCTTTGTCGATAAAGTGTTAGAGTGGAAACAGGTGGCTGAAGAATATCATCAAGTGAAATTAACGGATTTTCTGGATCCGCGTCAGCAGCAAATTGTTGCTACGATAGTTGGAAATCAAGGGGATGCTACTTTGCGTCTTTATGGTGCTGAGCCAAAAGCGGAAAGGAAAAGAGCTCTTATTTATCCGAGTTATCTTGATTTAAATGAAGAAGATTTCCAAGTTGAAGTATTAGAAATTGACTATCCTTCCAAGTTTTATACGCTTGAACATAGGCAAATATTAGGTGCATTTATGTCTCTTGGTCTTACAAGAGAAAAGTGTGGTGATATTTTGCTTCAAGAAAATCGTGCCCAAATTATAGTTGCAAAAGAAATTGTTTCTTACATTGAAATGAATTTACAATCAATAGGGAAAATGACGGTCTCACTTTCTTCTGTACAAGCAGACAAAGTATTACGATTGCAAGAAGAATGGAAAGAGCAGTCTGGAACTGTTTCATCCCTTCGATTAGATGTCCTGCTAGCTGAAATGCTTCATCTATCACGGCAAAAAGTACAGCCGCTTATAAAAAACGGTCTTGTGAAAGTGAACTGGAAAACTGTTGAACAAACTGCATATGAGTGTTTTCCGGGTGATGTTTTTTCAATTAGGGGATATGGCCGGAGTAAATTATTTTCTGTAGAAGGAAAAACGAAACGCGACAAATGGCGAGTTTTGTATGGTATACTAAAATGA
- a CDS encoding YggT family protein: MTIILQALLWIIQIYSWALIIYILLSWFPGARESTFGDFLSRICEPYLEPFRRFIPPFGMIDISPIVAIIALRLASSGLVSLFRYFL, translated from the coding sequence ATGACGATTATTTTACAAGCATTGCTTTGGATCATCCAGATTTATTCCTGGGCGCTTATTATCTATATCCTTCTATCTTGGTTTCCAGGGGCTAGAGAATCAACATTTGGTGATTTTCTATCACGTATTTGTGAACCATATTTAGAACCGTTTCGGAGATTTATCCCACCTTTTGGCATGATTGATATTTCTCCAATTGTTGCAATTATTGCGTTGAGATTGGCTAGTAGTGGTTTAGTAAGTCTGTTTCGTTATTTCTTGTAA
- a CDS encoding cell division protein SepF — protein MSWSKVKYFFFDTPEEREAYEKEKEQAEMKKQQDPPEQQDIPLTKAQPKQNIVSIETAKQSSKVVLLEPRTYSEAQGIADHLKGRRAVVINLQRMSTDQAVRIVDFLSGTVYAIGGDIQKLGPKTFICTPETVDIVGAISELFGEEEETNIKRW, from the coding sequence ATGAGTTGGTCAAAAGTAAAATACTTCTTTTTTGACACTCCAGAAGAGCGAGAAGCTTACGAAAAGGAAAAGGAGCAAGCTGAAATGAAAAAACAACAAGATCCACCAGAGCAGCAGGATATTCCACTTACGAAAGCACAGCCGAAACAAAATATTGTAAGTATTGAAACAGCAAAGCAATCTTCCAAAGTTGTTTTGTTAGAACCGCGCACATATTCGGAAGCACAAGGGATTGCGGATCATTTAAAGGGAAGAAGAGCGGTTGTCATTAATTTGCAAAGGATGTCAACAGATCAAGCTGTGCGTATCGTTGACTTTTTAAGTGGTACTGTATACGCTATAGGCGGGGATATTCAAAAATTAGGACCGAAAACATTTATTTGTACACCTGAGACTGTGGATATTGTTGGGGCCATTTCTGAGTTGTTCGGTGAAGAGGAAGAGACAAATATAAAGAGGTGGTAA
- a CDS encoding YggS family pyridoxal phosphate-dependent enzyme produces MVVQENLAFVNEKIKIACERAERSAQEVKLVAVTKTVGIEKTNEVIEAGLTDLGENRNEGFLQKYEHFGSKVNWHFIGSLQTRKVKEIINEIDYLHSLDRISLAKEIQRRTTKQVRCFVQVKTSSEESKQGIAAEETIAFIRALQEFDKIEVVGLMTMAPFTEEEAEIRHCFKKLRGLQKQVQELGLSYAPCKELSMGMSNDYTIAIEEGATYIRLGTILVGKA; encoded by the coding sequence GTGGTAGTGCAAGAGAATTTAGCATTTGTAAATGAGAAAATTAAAATAGCATGTGAACGAGCAGAGCGCTCGGCACAAGAGGTTAAGCTCGTTGCAGTAACAAAAACAGTAGGAATTGAAAAAACAAATGAAGTAATAGAAGCTGGACTTACTGATTTAGGTGAGAATCGTAATGAAGGTTTTTTACAGAAGTATGAGCATTTTGGTTCAAAAGTAAATTGGCATTTCATTGGTTCGTTACAAACGAGAAAAGTAAAAGAAATTATTAATGAGATTGATTATTTGCATTCATTAGATCGCATTTCACTTGCGAAAGAAATTCAAAGGCGTACTACAAAGCAGGTTCGATGTTTTGTACAAGTGAAAACATCGTCTGAAGAATCAAAGCAAGGGATAGCGGCTGAGGAAACGATTGCGTTTATTCGTGCTTTGCAAGAATTTGATAAAATTGAAGTTGTTGGATTGATGACAATGGCACCATTTACTGAGGAAGAAGCCGAAATTCGTCATTGTTTTAAGAAATTGCGTGGTTTGCAAAAACAAGTACAAGAACTAGGATTATCATACGCTCCGTGTAAAGAGTTATCAATGGGAATGTCAAATGATTATACGATTGCAATTGAAGAAGGTGCTACATATATTCGTTTGGGAACGATTTTAGTAGGAAAAGCATAA
- the pgeF gene encoding peptidoglycan editing factor PgeF yields the protein MREPFIYEDGILYLQAWKELGNITAGFTTKDGGVSTGSFHAMNLGLHVNDMMENVHENRRILANKLQKTLENWICSEQVHDHHVEKVGQQEKGRGIYSYEDGIPNTDGIYTTDRDVCLTSCYADCVPLYFYAPSQGMIGLAHAGWKGTVKEIAKEMIQKWRAEGVPAHEIYVAIGPAIGSCCYVVDDRVLSAAKQAVNGHVPYKLISDGQYAIDLKEINRILCIQAGIKEEHIIMSSLCTSCEEQLFFSHRRDRGKTGRMLSFIGFKED from the coding sequence ATGAGAGAACCATTTATATATGAGGACGGTATATTGTATTTACAAGCGTGGAAAGAACTTGGAAACATTACTGCAGGATTTACGACAAAAGATGGTGGAGTAAGTACAGGCTCCTTTCATGCGATGAATTTAGGATTACATGTAAATGATATGATGGAAAATGTTCATGAAAATAGACGTATTTTAGCGAACAAGTTACAAAAAACATTAGAAAATTGGATTTGTTCAGAACAAGTTCATGATCATCATGTTGAAAAAGTAGGACAGCAAGAAAAAGGGCGAGGAATCTATTCATATGAAGATGGTATTCCAAACACAGATGGTATTTATACGACTGATAGAGATGTATGTTTAACATCTTGTTATGCTGATTGTGTTCCACTCTATTTCTATGCACCATCACAAGGTATGATAGGACTGGCACATGCTGGATGGAAAGGCACTGTAAAAGAAATTGCAAAAGAAATGATTCAAAAGTGGCGTGCGGAAGGGGTGCCAGCTCATGAGATTTATGTTGCAATTGGACCAGCCATAGGGTCCTGCTGTTATGTAGTTGATGATCGCGTATTATCAGCAGCAAAACAAGCGGTAAACGGACATGTTCCATATAAATTGATTTCAGACGGACAATATGCAATTGATTTAAAAGAAATCAATCGCATATTATGCATACAAGCTGGCATAAAAGAAGAGCATATTATTATGTCGTCTCTTTGTACAAGCTGTGAAGAACAATTGTTTTTCTCACATCGTCGTGATCGGGGAAAAACAGGAAGAATGTTGAGTTTCATAGGCTTTAAGGAGGATTGA
- a CDS encoding YlmC/YmxH family sporulation protein, with translation MIRISEFQIKDVVNVSDGKKLGNISDIDIDMNTGKIQAVIISKQTRMLGIFGKEAEFVIPWKQIVKIGEDVILVRADHVNSVTESIQTPTIS, from the coding sequence ATGATACGAATTTCAGAGTTTCAAATTAAGGATGTTGTAAATGTCTCTGACGGAAAAAAACTTGGAAACATTAGCGATATCGATATTGATATGAATACAGGGAAGATTCAAGCTGTCATTATTTCAAAGCAAACACGTATGTTAGGAATATTTGGGAAAGAAGCAGAGTTTGTTATTCCGTGGAAGCAAATTGTAAAAATTGGAGAGGATGTAATATTAGTAAGAGCTGATCATGTCAATTCTGTAACAGAATCAATACAAACACCGACAATTTCTTAA